A single genomic interval of Chryseobacterium paludis harbors:
- a CDS encoding nucleoid-associated protein, with protein MFSKIIVHRVGNKINGESLTLSQEELQLEEGMAEMLEDYFLGSFKTEETYQFYSDTYLVNNPVYSSVTEIFEDKAKFLWESENIAKHLFEAAENPRVQGGELFIVFFEDEREGDEKVDKIGIFKTEKRESFLKIFPQEETFALEKDQGIGLSKIDKAALIYNNHKENGYVLSVVDNNKNGDMYYWFEDFLKVKQRDDEYFHTQEALMVYKDYITKQLPQEFEVSKADQADFLNKSINFFKEKEEFKLDDFATEVLGDQHVIESFVNFKTDYEQDMQINIAEEFPISEAAVKKTQRHFKSIIKLDKNFHIYIHGDRKMLEQGQDEKGKFYMLYFDKEV; from the coding sequence ATGTTTTCAAAAATTATAGTACACAGAGTCGGTAATAAGATCAATGGTGAGTCTTTAACACTTTCTCAGGAAGAATTGCAGTTGGAAGAAGGGATGGCAGAAATGCTTGAAGATTATTTTTTAGGTTCTTTTAAAACAGAAGAAACCTATCAGTTTTATAGTGATACTTATTTAGTAAATAATCCTGTTTACAGTTCTGTAACAGAAATTTTTGAGGATAAGGCTAAATTCCTATGGGAGTCTGAAAACATTGCTAAGCATCTTTTTGAAGCTGCTGAAAACCCTAGAGTTCAGGGGGGTGAGTTATTTATTGTATTCTTTGAAGATGAGAGAGAAGGGGATGAGAAAGTAGATAAGATCGGGATTTTTAAAACTGAAAAAAGAGAATCTTTCTTAAAGATATTCCCTCAGGAAGAAACTTTTGCATTGGAAAAAGATCAGGGTATCGGATTATCAAAAATTGATAAAGCAGCTTTGATCTATAATAATCATAAAGAGAATGGATACGTATTATCTGTAGTTGATAACAACAAAAACGGAGATATGTATTATTGGTTTGAAGATTTCCTGAAAGTGAAACAGCGTGATGATGAGTATTTCCACACTCAGGAAGCGTTAATGGTTTATAAAGATTATATTACAAAACAGCTTCCTCAGGAGTTTGAAGTTTCAAAAGCAGATCAGGCTGACTTTTTAAATAAATCGATTAATTTCTTCAAAGAAAAAGAGGAATTTAAACTTGATGATTTTGCAACTGAAGTATTAGGTGACCAGCATGTGATAGAAAGTTTCGTTAATTTTAAAACAGATTATGAACAGGATATGCAGATCAATATTGCTGAAGAATTCCCAATCAGTGAAGCTGCAGTGAAAAAGACGCAGCGACATTTTAAGAGTATTATCAAATTAGATAAGAATTTCCATATTTATATCCATGGTGATCGAAAAATGCTGGAGCAGGGACAAGATGAAAAAGGAAAATTCTATATGCTGTATTTCGATAAGGAAGTTTAA
- a CDS encoding succinate dehydrogenase/fumarate reductase iron-sulfur subunit has product MDLHLKIWRQKDGKTKGKLVNYDLKELNSHMSFLEMLDTLNEKLITEGEEPVEFDHDCREGICGQCGMMINGLAHGPLKNTTTCQLHLRSFKDGETIVIEPFRAEAFPIKRDLKVDRSAFDRIISSGGFVSINTGQAPDATAIAVTHQTAEEAFDSAACIGCGACVATCKNASAALFTSAKITHMVLLPQGKEERSKRVIDMVKQMDSELFGHCSNTEACEVECPQGISVLNIARMNYEYSRALFFGKK; this is encoded by the coding sequence ATGGATTTACATTTGAAAATATGGAGACAGAAGGACGGAAAGACCAAAGGAAAGCTGGTAAATTATGATTTAAAAGAATTGAATTCTCATATGTCTTTTCTTGAAATGCTGGATACTTTAAATGAAAAACTGATCACTGAAGGCGAAGAACCCGTAGAGTTCGATCACGATTGTCGTGAAGGAATCTGTGGACAATGTGGAATGATGATCAACGGTTTAGCTCACGGTCCTTTAAAAAATACCACGACATGTCAGTTGCATCTGCGTTCTTTCAAAGATGGAGAAACTATTGTTATAGAACCCTTCCGGGCAGAAGCATTTCCTATAAAAAGAGATTTAAAAGTAGATCGTTCAGCTTTCGACAGAATAATCTCCTCAGGAGGTTTCGTTTCCATAAATACGGGACAGGCTCCCGATGCAACAGCCATAGCTGTTACGCATCAAACTGCCGAAGAAGCTTTTGACTCCGCTGCCTGTATAGGATGTGGGGCATGTGTGGCAACCTGTAAAAATGCAAGTGCCGCTTTATTTACATCTGCTAAAATTACACATATGGTTCTTCTTCCTCAGGGTAAGGAAGAAAGAAGTAAGCGCGTTATAGATATGGTAAAGCAAATGGATAGCGAGTTATTTGGACATTGTTCCAACACTGAAGCCTGTGAAGTAGAATGCCCGCAAGGTATTTCAGTTCTCAATATCGCCAGAATGAATTATGAGTATAGCAGAGCTTTATTCTTCGGGAAGAAGTAG
- a CDS encoding fumarate reductase/succinate dehydrogenase flavoprotein subunit codes for MMLDSKIPQGPLEQKWTNYKKTAKLVNPANRKKLDVIVVGTGLAGSSIAASLGEMGYNVKSFCFQDSPRRAHSVAGQGGVNAAKNYKNDGDSVYRMFVDTLKGGDFRAREANVYRMAECSLNLIDQAVAQGVPFGREYGGYLNNRSFGGVQVSRTFYARGQTGQQLLLGAYQALMRQVGKKTIELFSRHEMLDLVVIDGKARGVIVRNLDTGEIERHAAHAVVLATGGYGKIYYLSTLAMGCNGSAIWRAHKKGALMASPSWIQVHPTSLPQSGDYQSKLTLMSESLRNDGRIWVPSKENETRAANDIPENERDYYLERRYPAFGNLAPRDISSRAAKERIDAGFGIGPLKNAVYLDFSKAIKEQGKEKIQEKYGNLFDMYLKITGYDAYQEPMMISPSAHFSMGGLWVDYELMTTIPGLFALGEANFADHGANRLGANSLLQASVDGYFIAPYTIANYLSNEIHTGKISTEDPAFEKAENAVKQQVENLININGTKTVDHYHKTLGKLLYDYCGLARNEKGLKYAIQEIQKLKAEFYRNVKVSGQGNSMNTELEKAGRVADYFEIGELMCYDALTRNESCGAHFREEYQTPDGEALRNDNEFQFISAWAWTGENKEPELIKEPLVFEEVQPTVRSYK; via the coding sequence ATGATGCTAGATTCTAAAATACCTCAAGGACCATTAGAACAAAAATGGACCAATTATAAAAAAACAGCAAAGCTCGTTAATCCAGCCAACCGTAAAAAATTAGATGTAATTGTCGTAGGAACAGGTTTAGCAGGGAGTTCTATTGCTGCATCTTTAGGCGAAATGGGATACAATGTAAAATCATTTTGTTTTCAGGACAGCCCGCGAAGAGCACATTCTGTAGCAGGTCAGGGCGGAGTGAATGCTGCTAAAAATTACAAAAATGATGGTGACAGCGTCTACAGAATGTTTGTAGACACTTTAAAAGGTGGCGATTTCAGAGCACGGGAGGCTAATGTATACCGCATGGCAGAGTGTTCTTTAAACCTCATCGATCAGGCTGTAGCCCAAGGAGTTCCATTTGGGAGAGAATATGGTGGTTATCTCAATAACCGTTCTTTTGGTGGAGTTCAGGTTAGCCGGACTTTTTATGCAAGAGGACAAACCGGACAGCAATTACTTTTAGGAGCTTATCAGGCTTTGATGAGACAGGTTGGCAAAAAAACAATTGAATTATTTTCAAGACATGAAATGCTGGATCTGGTGGTTATAGATGGAAAAGCAAGAGGGGTTATCGTAAGAAATTTAGATACCGGAGAAATTGAAAGGCATGCTGCTCATGCTGTTGTATTGGCTACCGGAGGATATGGCAAGATATACTACCTTTCTACATTAGCAATGGGGTGTAATGGCTCTGCCATTTGGAGGGCTCATAAAAAAGGAGCTTTAATGGCTTCTCCCAGCTGGATTCAGGTACATCCTACTTCGCTCCCACAATCTGGAGATTATCAGTCGAAATTAACCTTAATGTCGGAATCACTTCGTAATGATGGGAGAATATGGGTTCCTTCAAAAGAAAATGAAACCAGAGCTGCTAATGATATTCCTGAAAATGAAAGGGATTATTATCTCGAAAGAAGATATCCGGCTTTTGGAAATCTTGCTCCGAGAGATATCTCATCCCGAGCTGCAAAAGAAAGAATTGATGCCGGGTTCGGAATCGGACCTTTAAAAAATGCTGTATATCTCGATTTTTCAAAAGCAATTAAAGAACAGGGAAAAGAGAAGATTCAGGAAAAATATGGAAACTTGTTTGATATGTATCTTAAGATCACAGGATATGATGCCTATCAGGAGCCTATGATGATATCTCCTTCGGCTCACTTTTCTATGGGTGGTTTATGGGTAGACTACGAGCTGATGACTACTATTCCAGGATTATTTGCTTTAGGGGAAGCTAATTTTGCAGACCATGGAGCTAACAGACTTGGAGCAAATTCTCTTCTTCAGGCTTCCGTTGATGGTTATTTCATCGCTCCTTATACAATTGCCAACTATCTTTCTAATGAAATCCATACTGGAAAAATATCTACAGAAGATCCGGCATTTGAAAAAGCTGAAAATGCAGTTAAACAACAGGTAGAAAATCTGATCAACATCAATGGAACAAAAACCGTAGATCATTACCACAAAACCTTAGGAAAGTTGCTTTATGATTATTGTGGCCTGGCTAGAAATGAAAAAGGTCTAAAATACGCTATTCAGGAAATACAAAAGCTAAAAGCAGAGTTCTATAGAAATGTAAAAGTATCCGGACAGGGAAACAGCATGAATACGGAACTGGAAAAAGCGGGACGCGTTGCCGACTATTTCGAAATCGGAGAATTGATGTGCTATGATGCCTTGACCCGAAATGAATCCTGCGGTGCTCATTTTCGCGAAGAATATCAAACTCCAGATGGTGAAGCTTTGAGAAATGACAATGAATTCCAGTTCATTTCAGCATGGGCATGGACGGGTGAAAACAAAGAACCTGAATTAATTAAAGAACCGCTTGTATTTGAAGAGGTACAACCAACGGTGAGAAGTTATAAATAA
- a CDS encoding succinate dehydrogenase cytochrome b subunit: MLSTLSRKMLMCLTGLFLSFFLLIHFLGNLQLFLPQDQAHLQFNAYSHFLSGNIVIKIVSYVLYASIILHAIDGLIITLKNKKSNAHYQADRRGRASKWYSRNMGILGTLLLIFLVIHFQNFWYVYKFGTPPLDENGNKDLYILVVAVFKEWWYVIIYIISMAALCYHLIHGIYSAIRTLGLYHPKFVKWVKTIGIAYSVIISIGFALMPIYIFFTSN, from the coding sequence ATGCTGTCTACTTTGTCAAGAAAAATGCTGATGTGTCTTACCGGACTTTTCCTGAGCTTCTTTTTGTTGATTCATTTCCTTGGAAATCTTCAGCTATTTCTTCCCCAGGATCAGGCTCATTTACAGTTTAATGCGTATTCACATTTTCTGTCAGGAAATATTGTGATTAAAATAGTTTCTTACGTTCTGTATGCAAGCATAATTCTTCATGCAATCGATGGTTTAATAATCACTTTGAAGAATAAGAAATCCAACGCCCATTATCAGGCTGACAGACGTGGAAGAGCCAGCAAATGGTATTCCCGCAATATGGGAATATTAGGAACATTACTATTAATTTTTCTGGTTATCCATTTTCAAAACTTTTGGTATGTATATAAATTCGGAACTCCCCCTCTGGATGAAAACGGAAATAAAGATTTATATATTCTTGTGGTTGCAGTTTTTAAAGAATGGTGGTATGTGATCATTTATATTATATCAATGGCCGCTTTGTGCTACCATCTTATTCACGGGATATACAGTGCTATAAGAACGTTAGGATTATATCATCCTAAATTTGTAAAATGGGTTAAAACCATAGGAATTGCTTATTCAGTAATTATAAGTATCGGCTTTGCACTGATGCCCATCTATATATTCTTTACTTCTAATTAA
- a CDS encoding anion permease → MKEINIKNTAITFAVALIIWFIPEPDGVTADAWHLFAIFAATILGIILKAAPMGTMCMMAIAFTALTQVIAPGDAGKSITKALSGFGDKVIWLIGISFFIARGFIKTGLGNRIAFLFIRIFGKSSLGLAYGLGLADVCLAPAIPSNTARGGGIIYPIMKSMAISFDSVPEKPETHRKLGSFLTLNSYYMNLIASSMFLTGTASNPMCQKFAANLGINITWMSWAAAGFLPGLVAFFVVPLVLYKLYPPELKKTGDAPKMAAQKLKEMGPISKNEWLMLLAFFILLALWIFGGSLSIDATTTAFIGLTLLLLTSVLTWEDVKAEKGAWDTIVWFAVLVMMASSLNELGFIGWFSDLIKVKIGGLSWQIAFPVIIVVYFFSHYIFASATAHVAAMYAALLGVGVAVGIPPMLLAMMLGFLGSIYGVLTHYGHGPAPVFFGSGYVELKAWWLRGLEIGIVLLIIYMVVGGLWMKVLGYY, encoded by the coding sequence ATGAAAGAAATTAATATCAAGAATACAGCAATAACTTTTGCTGTTGCTCTTATCATCTGGTTTATCCCTGAACCCGATGGTGTTACTGCAGATGCATGGCATCTGTTCGCTATTTTCGCCGCAACAATTTTAGGAATTATTCTTAAAGCTGCTCCCATGGGAACTATGTGTATGATGGCCATTGCGTTTACAGCGCTTACACAAGTGATCGCTCCCGGAGATGCTGGAAAATCAATTACCAAAGCACTTTCAGGTTTCGGAGATAAAGTGATCTGGTTGATTGGGATCTCATTTTTTATTGCCCGTGGATTTATTAAAACCGGATTAGGAAACCGTATAGCTTTTCTATTTATCAGAATATTTGGGAAAAGTTCCCTTGGATTAGCCTATGGTTTAGGACTGGCAGACGTTTGCCTTGCCCCGGCTATTCCAAGTAATACCGCAAGAGGTGGTGGAATCATCTACCCTATTATGAAATCCATGGCCATCAGTTTTGATTCTGTTCCTGAAAAACCTGAAACCCACAGAAAACTGGGTTCATTTTTAACACTGAACAGCTACTATATGAATCTGATTGCTTCTTCAATGTTCTTAACAGGAACAGCCAGCAACCCGATGTGTCAGAAGTTTGCAGCCAACCTTGGCATCAATATCACATGGATGTCATGGGCAGCTGCAGGTTTCCTACCTGGTCTGGTAGCATTTTTTGTTGTTCCTCTTGTATTGTATAAATTGTATCCACCAGAATTGAAAAAAACAGGTGATGCTCCTAAAATGGCCGCTCAAAAGTTGAAAGAAATGGGTCCGATCTCCAAAAATGAATGGCTCATGTTATTGGCATTCTTTATCTTATTAGCTCTCTGGATATTTGGAGGATCCCTTTCAATTGATGCCACTACAACAGCCTTCATAGGTTTAACCCTGTTATTGTTAACTTCTGTACTGACATGGGAAGATGTAAAAGCTGAGAAAGGCGCCTGGGATACTATTGTATGGTTTGCAGTATTGGTCATGATGGCCAGTTCGCTTAATGAACTTGGATTTATTGGATGGTTCAGTGACCTTATCAAGGTTAAGATCGGTGGATTGAGCTGGCAGATAGCCTTTCCTGTAATTATTGTAGTTTATTTTTTCAGTCACTATATTTTTGCAAGTGCTACAGCTCACGTTGCTGCGATGTATGCTGCATTATTAGGTGTAGGAGTTGCTGTTGGAATTCCACCCATGTTATTAGCGATGATGCTTGGTTTTTTAGGATCTATTTATGGGGTTCTTACCCATTACGGTCATGGTCCTGCTCCCGTATTTTTCGGAAGTGGATATGTAGAATTAAAAGCATGGTGGCTTCGAGGTCTCGAAATAGGAATTGTATTACTTATTATTTATATGGTAGTAGGAGGTCTCTGGATGAAAGTATTAGGATATTATTAA
- a CDS encoding OprO/OprP family phosphate-selective porin has translation MTFFSTKKRTQLFCFLVFSLSMSGQVKDSVQNKTEEENVKYPILQIKGLFQARYLLGMTKNVDVNGLHHEDGSGTDNNFMLKYMRVQVRAQISKRTEVVVLANLADFKNDPKSRVLENAYLKYTFNPKLAITVGQFRPLFGIEETYPIDIIKSLDWSNQYTEFGKLGWTSFQIGMAATGQLELGEIPFQYAVSVVNGNGKNQVNDNDNGKQYSTRLVFGLSKKYNFNVGLNGGIGEVLGKKVYALGVDFSSLINFDSKWSLEMQLEGKQATNHVLYNSITPEQRLSNPDDYLIRGVYFLPNLRYEINHRNLSAFELSCRYEYLDTNFRVSSNPRQTVTPMFGLEFLKNYGARIQLGVQFDRYKKQIANTSQYNNNLFIVQVQSRF, from the coding sequence ATGACTTTTTTTTCAACAAAAAAAAGAACGCAATTATTTTGCTTCTTAGTCTTCTCTTTATCAATGAGTGGACAGGTAAAAGATTCTGTTCAAAATAAAACAGAGGAAGAAAATGTAAAATATCCCATACTACAGATCAAAGGTCTTTTCCAGGCTCGATACCTTTTAGGTATGACCAAAAATGTAGACGTTAACGGCCTTCATCACGAGGATGGATCAGGAACAGACAATAATTTTATGCTGAAATATATGCGGGTACAGGTTCGGGCACAGATCAGCAAACGAACAGAAGTTGTTGTTTTGGCCAATCTCGCCGACTTTAAGAATGACCCCAAAAGCAGGGTTCTTGAAAATGCCTATTTAAAATACACTTTTAACCCTAAACTGGCCATTACTGTAGGTCAATTCCGTCCATTATTTGGTATCGAAGAAACTTATCCTATTGATATCATCAAGTCTTTGGATTGGTCTAATCAGTACACCGAGTTTGGAAAATTAGGCTGGACGAGTTTCCAAATTGGAATGGCGGCAACAGGTCAGCTGGAATTGGGAGAAATACCGTTTCAATATGCCGTTTCTGTAGTTAATGGAAATGGGAAAAATCAGGTTAATGATAACGATAATGGAAAGCAGTATTCAACACGATTGGTATTCGGACTGTCCAAAAAATATAATTTTAATGTTGGCTTAAATGGCGGTATCGGTGAAGTTCTGGGCAAGAAAGTATATGCATTGGGGGTTGACTTTAGCTCATTGATCAATTTCGATTCCAAATGGAGCCTTGAAATGCAACTAGAAGGTAAACAGGCAACCAACCATGTTTTGTACAACTCCATAACCCCAGAACAAAGACTTTCTAATCCCGATGATTATCTTATTCGCGGAGTTTATTTCCTTCCTAATCTGAGGTATGAAATTAACCATAGAAATCTTAGCGCCTTTGAGCTGTCGTGCCGTTATGAATATCTGGATACTAATTTCAGAGTAAGCTCTAATCCCAGACAGACGGTTACCCCAATGTTCGGATTGGAATTCCTTAAAAACTATGGTGCCAGAATTCAGTTGGGTGTACAATTCGACAGATATAAAAAACAGATCGCAAACACCTCACAATACAATAATAATCTATTCATTGTTCAGGTACAAAGTAGATTTTAA